The nucleotide sequence ACGACCGTGATGTTCGGGTTGGCGGCCTTGAAGTCCTTGAGCATGGTGCCCACGTCGGTCGTGCTGTAGCCGGCCTGCTGCATGAACAGCGCGTGGACGGTGCCGGTGCCACTGCCGGTCGAGCCGGAGTTCGACTTGCCGCCGGTGACGCTGCACGCCGACAGCGCCAGCAACGCAGAGGCGCCGGCGCCCCCGAGCAGCAGCTGTCGCCGGCTGGGCTGGGTGAGTAGCGACAGATCCTGGATGTCTTTCATTTGCGGTGCCTCCGAGGGTGATGGGCTGTGGCTCGTGGTGCTTGGCGAACTGGTCACGCGACGGTGCTGGCCGCCACCAGGGATCTGGCCAGCGCCAGCGCTCCCAATACCGGCGGGTGATTCAGAATGCGGAGCTCGGCGTCGGGTTGGGCGACGGCGAGCGCGTCGGCGAAGGCGGTGCGCAGCCGGGACTGAGACACGATCACGGCACCACCGGCGACGACCTGGGTGCCCGACACTCCCCGGCCCCGAAGCTGGGCCACCCATCGGGCCAGGGCCTTTCCGGCTTCGGTGATCACGCCTACCGCGTCGACCGATCCCTCGTCGGCGGCCAGGAAGACCTCCGGGGCATACCGTCCCCAGCGATGGGCCGAGGAATCCCGGCTCAGGGCGATCGCCAGCTGCGGACCGTCGGTGACGGCGAAGGCGCGGAAGAGCCGGTGGCCGAGCGGGTCGAGGCCCTTGCCGTTGTCCAGGCGGGCGAGCACGGCCCGGCAGCTTTCCCGGACCAGGCCGGCGGCACTGCCCTCGTCGCCCAGGACCCAGCCCCAGCCGCCGGCGGTGAGCAGTTCGCCCTCGTCGTCGCGGCTCACGGCGATCGATCCGGTGCCGACGACGACTCCGATGCCACCGGGTGCTCCCATGGCCCAGGGCATCAGCTCGGCGTCGTTGACCACCTTCACCGGGCCGGAGAAGTGGTGCTGAAGTTCGGCTTGCAGGTGCAGGCACTGGGCGGTGGAGTCACAGCCGTGGGCGCCGACGGCCAAGGGCTGAGTCCGGGCCGACGGCCCGAACGAGTCGAGCACCAAGCCGGCCAGCGCCCGGGCGTTGTCCTCGACCGAACCGGTTCGCCAGGTCGGGGTGGGCACCACGTGGTCGAGGGACAGCTCGCCGCCGGTGGCCCGAGCCAGCTGCGTCTTGGTCGCCCCGACGTCGATGCCGGTGACCTCATCGGTGACCGGGGCGGTGGCTGACATGGCGACATCCGTTCTGCAGGGCAGGGAGGTACTTCGCGGTGGAGCGGGTACCGGACAAAAATTCACGACCAGTGTTAGGCAGGTTAACAAACTCAGGATTACCTGCCAAGATGTCTCCGCAGGTGATTTGATCACCGGTGCCGGTCCGGTGCGGCTGCCGCCGCCACAGGCAGAGGAGAACGACGGTGAACCGCTCGCGGGCAGCTCTGGAGCCGTATCCGATGACCGACAGCGCGCGGGCCGTCTTCCGCCGACTGTCCAGCGTCGGGCCGACGACCCGTCCGGTCCTGAGCCAGCAGCTGAACCTGTCGCGCCCCACGATGTCGGCGGCGATGGCCGAACTGGCCAGTCACGGCCTGGTGCTGAGCAACGGTGAATCCCGCGGCCACACCGGCCGGTCCGCGGCGCTGTACTCGTTGGCGCCCGAGGCCGGGCACGTGCTGGTGGTCGAGCTCGGGGCGAGCCGGGTCCGGGTGGAGTCGCACTCGCTCGATTTCACGCTGATCGCGTCGGCCGAGCAACGCCTGAGCAGCTACCGGCGAACGGTCACACCGTCAATGGTGACCAAGGCGGCACAGCTGATCGACGAGGTCGTAGCGAGCACGGGTTTCGGTCACGGTCCCCTGCGCGATGTGGTCATCGTGACGCCCACCCTGCCATCGGAGTTGCACGCGCCGGGACGGCGCCCTGAAGGTGTAGGGCAGCTGGCCGAGGCGTTCGAGTTGCCGCCCGAGGTCCCCTATCTGGTCGAGAACAACGTCAACTGCGCGGCGCTGGCCGAACACCGCGCCGGGGCGGCACTGGGGGTGGAGAACTTTCTGTACCTGCAGGTCGGCGTCAAGATCGGTGCCGGCATCGTCATCAAGGGTGAGCTGCACGCCGGTGCGCACGGAGCGGCCGGTGAGGTGGCCCTGCTGCCGTTCCCGTGGTCGCCGGGCACGCCGCCGCGCCGGCTCGCGTTGGAGCACTACCTCGGCTCGGACGAGCTGATGAAACGGTGCCGATCCCGGTGGTCGGACAGCTCGCAACCGGTCCCCCGCACCGCCGCGGCCCTGTATGAACTGGCCGCCGGCGGGCATCCACTGGCCGGTGAGCTGGTGGCCGAACATGCTGAGAACGTCGGCATGTTGGCCGCTGCGGTCATCAGCATCGTCGACCCGGAGGTGGTCGTTCTCGGTGGCGGCGTCGGGCAGAACGAGCTGATGCTGCGCGAGGTCCGCGCGACCGCCGCCCGGTTGGCGTGGGACACCGACATCCGCACCGGCGCACTGGGAAACCGCGCCAGCATCGTCGGAGCTGTGCACCTGGCCGTGGCGAGGACGCTCACCCGCCTGGCGTGACCCTCGTAACCCTCGTGACCCTTGCGACCCTCATGAGCCCGGCTCGCCCCAGCTCTTGACGTGCCAGGCTGGTAGGCGGAGGCTGTGGACGCCCTGTCGAGCAGCACAGCGGGTAGGCAACTCGGTTTCCCAGCGGCCTGCTCCGGGGCAGCGGAGCGATCGTGACAATCGCGTCGGTGGCCTTTACGCCGCAAGCCAGCCTGCAGACGGACTATGTGAACCCGGCTCCGCCTCCGGCGACGAACTGGGCGGCCGATCTGGTCAAGCAGAACCGCAGCGACTTCGCGATCCTCCCGTCCCTGCTGCAGCTGGCCGTGTGGATCAAGAAGGGGGACCAATTCCCCGTCTGCGCAAGGGAATGGGTGCAGGTCCTGGACCCAGCCGAGGACTACGACCTCACCGCCGTCGGCTGCACCGGCTGGGTGCTCCAACCCGAGCTGGCCGGCACCGATGTTCCGTTCAACCATCCTTTCCGCAGCGATTGGGAGTGCATGGTCGCCCTGGATCCGGAATTCACCGGCCTACTCGCTCGGGGAAACGTCATCCCGGACGGCAAGGACGGGCTGATGGCGATGACCGATGCGAATCGTCTGGGCATTCCCGTGCCACCCGGTGGACTGCTGGCGGTCGAGCAAGACCAGAACTGTGTGCCGAGCGCCTTCAAGGACCCAGTCAGCGGAGCGGTGCAGGTCGGTGATCGGATCGCTGTTTTCGGGCGGTGGATTGTCGATGCCGGCCACTCGGTGACCGATCCTACGGGCGCCGAAGACAGCTACCGGGCCGAGGTTCACCCGCCGCTGCTCATGGCGATCGGCGGCGACCGGCTCGACGCCGCTGGAAATCAATTGACCCGAATCGCCGTGACCTCGCGTCCATACCTGTCCAAACAGGTCTTCACGACGGACAAGGACTCGATCTACGACGACTCAGGCTCCGTGGACGGAACGATGCTCGAACACCTCAACAACGAGGTCGACAAGCTGACCAGTGGGATCTTCATTCCGGATTCCACGACCCTGGAGGCCCACCCGAAGATTGCGGCCAAGCCTTTCAGCGGAAGCCACTTCTACCGGCTGATCGTGCGACCACCGGACTCGACCGGTGGCGGCGGTATCGGCGGCCACGGCGGAATCAGTGGGATCGGCCTGGGTGACGCCGAGGCCGAGCAGGTCGAGGTCAGCTTCCAATTCACCTGCCGTACGGGCATCGGTGTCGAGGTGATCCCGCAGACAGATCACGTGGAGCTGCTCATCTCGCTCAACAGCGTTCCGTACACGGCACCGCCGCTGCCGCCTCGTCAGACGGAGGTGTGGGACAAGGACAGGCTGAACGACGAATCCGCCGGCGCTGGGGATGTCATCACACTCGAACAGCTCAGCAGCCTGCTCACGCTCAACCCGCTGAAGGTGACCACGGCCGAGCTCGCGCTGGCGCACGGCATCGAAACCGACCGCTACGAGGTGCCCGACGTGGACGTGTTCAACCGATCCCAGGCGGTTCCGTTCACGGCCGTCGATCAACTCCCTGGCGGAACCGCGGGAATCATCACCGACGACGGCCAGCCCTACCCGGTGACCGGGTTCCTGGAGATCCGCCGACGCCGGCCGGACCAGAATCTCGGTGTCGGCGACGTAGCAGGATCCGAGTCCGGTGGTCCCATCCGGAAAGGCCCGACGCAGAAGGGAGCGATGCCGTCATGACCCACCCGTCCCTTCGCCTCAGATTCTGGATCGAAGCCGGCTTGACGCTGCTCTTCGCTGTGGCTGTCGGCCTGACCCTCGCGCGAGCCGCCTGGATCGAACTCCTCTTCAAGGTGGACCCCGACCATGGGTCAGGCCTTTCCGAAGCGGTGATAACCATCGCGCTCGGCGTGGCCGCGCTGGTGCTCGCCGTTACCGCTCGACGGGAGTGGATGCGGCCTCGATCGGCCTGAGAGCCAGGAGCCGGTGACGGTGCTGTGCTGTGTGGTGTGGTGTGGTGTGGTGTGGTGGGAGATCAAACGGCCCGGCCAGGTGTAGCGAGCACCTGACCGGGCCTTGATCGAGCCCCCCTGTGAAGGGAGTCCGACCCGAGGTCCAACGTACTCGGCCGGTTGAGTGCCGGGATCGACAGGTAGTGCCTACCTGAGCCAAGGCCGCTGCCGTCGCGCATCGGTGTGCCCGTCCGCATGGGTCGGTATCAGGGCCTGCGCCGGGCCCTCTTCACCATGTCGACCGGATGGCCGGCAGCCTGCGACCCGATCACACGACAGGAGTCCGACGATGCCCACGAACGCGGTCGAAGCCAGTGCGCGATTGTTCACCCGCGCCCCTCAACATCGCCTGCCGCGAAACGGCGATCCGGGCTACGTCGATGTCGCCCCGCTCGCGGTCGTCCCGCCCCATCCGTCGCCTGGAGACTTCTACTCCGTCGAATTGCCGGCCGCCCCGATCACCTGGCCGGACGCGACCCACCCGCTGACTTTCGGGTTCTGGGCCGCTCGCGATGACGGCGGCTGGTACGAGGCACTGTCGAGCCCGGCGCCCTTCGCCGGCCGCGCGGGTGCCACACCGGAGACCGACGTCCGAGCCTGGTTCTGCGACTTCAATGGCGGCGGGCCGGGCCCGAGCCACCCGTACCTGATGCTGGACGAGCTCTACCTGAACACGGGGGCCTTGCTCGATGATCCCGACTTCGTCACCGACGTCACCGATCCGTCACTGAACACCCAGGCGAACACTGATGGCTGGATCGCTACCGATCATGGTCTCACGCTGCGCGCGGCGGCATCTTTCGGTGGCGTGCAGCCGTATGAGTTCTACGGTTGGCAGATCATCGGCAGCGGGGTCAGCGTCCCACTCGCCGACCGCACCCGGCTCGATGTGAGCGCCGGCGCTTACGGCATTGCTCTGGCTGTGTATGCGAGCCCCACGGTGACGACGATCCCCGATCTTCGGTACCGGTTCCGCGATGTGAGCACGGATGAGGCGGTGCTGCTGATGGCTGCCGTGCGCAATGGTCTCGGGGCGGGACCGATCGGTCAGGTCCTGAGCCAGCTCGCTTCCGACGAGCTGATCCGTTCGATGACCGCTTCGATGACGGCAGATAACGCTGTCGCAGTGGGGCAAATCCTCGATCAAGACGCCGCAGCAGCGATGAACGCGGCGCTGAAGGCCCTCACGTCCACCAAGTGAGTTGACGGCTGGTTCGCTCGACGGGTTCAAACTCGGTGGGTTCAAACTCGGCGGGTTCGAACCAGGCGGGTTCGATGACCGTGCGGGTTCGACCACTGTGCGGAGCGCGCTGCGCGCCAGCACCGGGCCGCTAGTGGCCGGAGATCCATATGCGATCCAGGAG is from Jatrophihabitans telluris and encodes:
- a CDS encoding BadF/BadG/BcrA/BcrD ATPase family protein, producing MSATAPVTDEVTGIDVGATKTQLARATGGELSLDHVVPTPTWRTGSVEDNARALAGLVLDSFGPSARTQPLAVGAHGCDSTAQCLHLQAELQHHFSGPVKVVNDAELMPWAMGAPGGIGVVVGTGSIAVSRDDEGELLTAGGWGWVLGDEGSAAGLVRESCRAVLARLDNGKGLDPLGHRLFRAFAVTDGPQLAIALSRDSSAHRWGRYAPEVFLAADEGSVDAVGVITEAGKALARWVAQLRGRGVSGTQVVAGGAVIVSQSRLRTAFADALAVAQPDAELRILNHPPVLGALALARSLVAASTVA
- a CDS encoding ROK family transcriptional regulator → MNRSRAALEPYPMTDSARAVFRRLSSVGPTTRPVLSQQLNLSRPTMSAAMAELASHGLVLSNGESRGHTGRSAALYSLAPEAGHVLVVELGASRVRVESHSLDFTLIASAEQRLSSYRRTVTPSMVTKAAQLIDEVVASTGFGHGPLRDVVIVTPTLPSELHAPGRRPEGVGQLAEAFELPPEVPYLVENNVNCAALAEHRAGAALGVENFLYLQVGVKIGAGIVIKGELHAGAHGAAGEVALLPFPWSPGTPPRRLALEHYLGSDELMKRCRSRWSDSSQPVPRTAAALYELAAGGHPLAGELVAEHAENVGMLAAAVISIVDPEVVVLGGGVGQNELMLREVRATAARLAWDTDIRTGALGNRASIVGAVHLAVARTLTRLA